Proteins from a single region of Rhodospirillales bacterium:
- a CDS encoding DUF4167 domain-containing protein: MRHGTSNRRQRGRGNGQRRGNNQRMQVYDSNGPDVRIRGTAHQVTEKYTALAKDAASGGDRILAESYLQYAEHYQRIINSWEEGVQDDKLRTSETQENSQKKSKVSDNDDDLSLPSSILGEKHNIKSEEYATEASA, encoded by the coding sequence ATGAGACACGGAACTTCAAATAGACGTCAGCGCGGCAGAGGGAATGGTCAGCGTCGAGGAAATAATCAGCGGATGCAGGTTTACGACAGCAACGGCCCTGACGTACGTATTCGTGGCACCGCCCATCAGGTGACGGAAAAATATACGGCTTTGGCAAAGGACGCCGCTTCCGGCGGCGACCGCATCTTGGCCGAAAGCTACCTCCAATATGCCGAGCATTACCAGCGCATCATAAACAGCTGGGAAGAAGGCGTACAGGATGATAAGCTTCGTACTTCGGAAACACAGGAAAATAGCCAGAAAAAATCCAAAGTGAGCGATAATGACGATGATTTATCATTGCCTTCCAGTATATTAGGAGAAAAACATAATATAAAATCTGAGGAGTACGCAACAGAAGCATCTGCGTAA